A section of the Falco biarmicus isolate bFalBia1 chromosome 3, bFalBia1.pri, whole genome shotgun sequence genome encodes:
- the CLIC4 gene encoding chloride intracellular channel protein 4 isoform X1: MALSVPVNGLKEGDKEPVIELFVKAGSDGESIGNCPFSQRLFMILWLKGVVFSVTTVDLKRKPADLQNLAPGTHPPFITYNGEVKTDVNKIEEFLEDVLAPPKYLKLSPKHPESNTAGMDIFAKFSAFIKNSRPEANEALERGLLKTLQKLDEYLNSPLPDEIDENSMEDITVSTRKFLDGNEMTLADCNLLPKLHIVKVVAKKYRNFEIPKEMTGIWRYLTNAYSRDEFTNTCPGDKEIEIAYSDVAKRLTK, encoded by the exons gctggcagTGATGGTGAAAGCATAGGAAACTGTCCTTTTTCTCAGAGGCTGTTCATGATTCTTTGGCTGAAGGGAGTGGTGTTTAGTGTCACAACGGTTGACCTAAAGAG AAAACCAGCAGACCTTCAAAATTTGGCTCCAGGCACTCATCCGCCCTTCATAACTTACAATGGTGAAGTGAAAACAGATGTGAATAAGATTGAAGAGTTCCTGGAAGATGTTTTGGCTCCACCCAA GTACCTAAAACTTTCACCAAAGCATCCAGAGTCAAACACTGCTGGAATGGATATATTTGCcaaattttctgcatttatcaAAAATTCTAGACCAGAAGCTAATGAAG CCTTAGAACGTGGCCTCTTGAAAACCCTCCAGAAACTGGACGAGTATCTGAACTCTCCTCTTCCCGATGAGATAGATGAAAATAGCATGGAGGATATTACAGTTTCTACCCGCAAGTTTCTGGATGGCAATGAGATGACATTAGCAGACTGCAACCTGCTACCCAAACTGCACATTGTCAAG gtgGTGGCCAAAAAGTACCGCAACTTTGAGATTCCCAAGGAAATGACAGGGATTTGGAGATACCTGACAAATGCTTATAGCAGGGATGAATTCACCAATACCTGTCCTGGAGACAAAGAAATTGAAATTGCTTACAGCGATGTAGCCAAGAGACTCACCAAGTAA
- the CLIC4 gene encoding chloride intracellular channel protein 4 isoform X2 yields the protein MILWLKGVVFSVTTVDLKRKPADLQNLAPGTHPPFITYNGEVKTDVNKIEEFLEDVLAPPKYLKLSPKHPESNTAGMDIFAKFSAFIKNSRPEANEALERGLLKTLQKLDEYLNSPLPDEIDENSMEDITVSTRKFLDGNEMTLADCNLLPKLHIVKVVAKKYRNFEIPKEMTGIWRYLTNAYSRDEFTNTCPGDKEIEIAYSDVAKRLTK from the exons ATGATTCTTTGGCTGAAGGGAGTGGTGTTTAGTGTCACAACGGTTGACCTAAAGAG AAAACCAGCAGACCTTCAAAATTTGGCTCCAGGCACTCATCCGCCCTTCATAACTTACAATGGTGAAGTGAAAACAGATGTGAATAAGATTGAAGAGTTCCTGGAAGATGTTTTGGCTCCACCCAA GTACCTAAAACTTTCACCAAAGCATCCAGAGTCAAACACTGCTGGAATGGATATATTTGCcaaattttctgcatttatcaAAAATTCTAGACCAGAAGCTAATGAAG CCTTAGAACGTGGCCTCTTGAAAACCCTCCAGAAACTGGACGAGTATCTGAACTCTCCTCTTCCCGATGAGATAGATGAAAATAGCATGGAGGATATTACAGTTTCTACCCGCAAGTTTCTGGATGGCAATGAGATGACATTAGCAGACTGCAACCTGCTACCCAAACTGCACATTGTCAAG gtgGTGGCCAAAAAGTACCGCAACTTTGAGATTCCCAAGGAAATGACAGGGATTTGGAGATACCTGACAAATGCTTATAGCAGGGATGAATTCACCAATACCTGTCCTGGAGACAAAGAAATTGAAATTGCTTACAGCGATGTAGCCAAGAGACTCACCAAGTAA